CGAGAAGATCACCGTGGTCACGCCGGCCAGCACCGAAGCCGGTCCCATGGGCGCAAAACCGCCATGAGCGACGAGGTTGGAGATGTCTGGCCCGCGCCCCGAGGTCAGGCCCAGCACATAGGCGCCGGCGACAACGATGAAGGCGACGATCGCGCCCACCTTCAGCGAGGCGAACCAGAACTCCGTCTCGCCATAGGTCCGCGTCGAGGTGAGGTTCGAGCCCGTCAGCACCGCCAGAAGCGCCCAGCCGACCAGCCAGAGCGGCAGGTCGATCCAGTGCTGGATCAGGGTCGCCCCGGCGATGGCCTCGATCGCTACGACCACGACCCAGAAATACCAGTAGAGCCAGCCGGAGGTGAAACCCGCCCAGTTCCCCAGGCCCACACGGGCGAATTCGGTGAAGGCGGTGATCCCCGGCAGCGCCAGGGCCATCTCGCCCAGCATCCGCATGACCATCAGGACGATCAACCCGGCCAGGGCGTAGCTGACCAGGATCGCCGGCCCCACCGCATGGATCGAGGCGCTGGACCCGACGAACAGCCCCGCCCCGATGATGCCGCCGATGGAAATCATGGCCACGTGCCGCGACAACAGGGTCCGGCCCAGCGGCGAGTCCACCGCCTCTTCAGGCTCGAGCGCGGGAATTTTCATTGGAAGTCTCCTCAAGCTCGACCTTGGAGCCAGACAGCCCACCGGGAAAGCCGCGCTTCGGCCTCAGGCGGTGCGCTCCAGCACATCGGCGATCTTGTCGACCATCTCGTCGATCTGGGAGTCCGAGACAATCAGCGGCGGCGAAAGCGCGATAATGTCGCCCGTAACCCGGATCAGCAGGCCTTCATCAAAACAGGCATGGAACACCTCGGTCGCCCGCGCGCCGGGCGCGTCCACCCGTGGCTTAAGCTCGATACCCGCAACCAGCCCCAGGTTGCGCACGTCGATGACGTTCGGCGCTTCCGCCAGGCGATGCACCGCGGCCTGCCAGTAGGGCTCCAGGGCCGCGGCCCGTTCGAACAGCTGCTCCTCAGCGTAGACGTCGAGCGTCGCCAGCGCCGCGGCCACCGCTAGCGGATGGCCGGAATAGGTGTTGCCGTGGAAGAACTCGATGCCCGCCGGCGCGCCGTTCACGATGCGGTCGTAGATGAACTCCTGCGCCAGCACCGCGCCCATCGGCACGGCGGCGTTGGTGATGCCCTTGGCCAGCGTCATCAGGTCCGGCGTCACGCCCAGCCGCTGCGCCGCCGAGGCCGCGCCCAGGCGGCCGAAGCCTGAGATGACCTCGTCGAAGATCAACAGGATGCCGTGCTTGGCCGTGATCTCGCGCAGACGCTCCAGATAGCCCACGGGCGGAACCAGCACGCCGGTGGAGCCGGCCAGCGGCTCGACGATCACGGCGGCGATGGTCTCGGCCCCATGCAGGGCGACCAGGGCCTCCAGCTCATCGGCGAGATGCGCGCCCCAGGCGGGCTGGCCTTGGGTGAAGGCCGTCTCGGCCATGTTCAGGGTGTGGGTCAGGTGGTCGACGCCGGGCAGGGTCACGAAGGCGCGGCGGTTGTTGACCAGGCCGCCCACCGAAATCCCGCCGAACCCCACCCCATGGTAGCCGCGCTGGCGGCCGATCAGGCGGGTGCGCGTCCCTTCGCCGTTCGCCCGGTGATAGGCCAGCGCCATCTTCAGGGCCGTATCCACCGCTTCCGAACCGGAGTTGACGAAGAACACCCGCGTCAGCTCGGCCGGGAAGACTTGGGTCAGGCGCGACGCCAGCTCGAAGGCGCGCGGGTGGCCGAGGTTGAAGGTCGGCGCGAAATCGAGGTTCGCCGCCTCCGCCTGGATCGCCGCCACGATCGGCGCCCGGCAGTGGCCGGCGTTCGAGCACCAGAGTCCTGCCGTGCCGTCCAGCACCGCCCGGCCTTCCGGCGTGAAATAGTGCATGTCCTTGGCGCGCGAGAACAGCCGCGGCTCAGCCTTGAAGGCGCGGTTCGCGGTGAACGGCATCCAGAAGGCGTCGAGGTCGTTCGGCAGCGTCGGGGTCACGGCGTTCATCGAAAGGTCCGTTCAAGAACTAGAAGGTGGGGGGCGTGCAGGCGGTGATCAGCACGCAAGGCGCCTCAGCGATGTTGCGGAACCGGTGCGGCACCTCGCTGCGGAACAGGTAGGCGTCGCCCGGGCCCAGCAGGCGCTTCTCCTCGCCTACCGTCACCTCCAGCTGGCCGGAGATGACGACGCCGCCCTCCTCGCCCTCGTGGGAGAGGCGCACCCGGCCGCTGTCGGCGCCCGGCTGGTAGGTTTCGCACAGGATCTGCAGCAGCGAGCGCGACAGGTCGTGGCCCACCTGGCGATAGCTTACCGCGCCTTGCGCGATCGGCAGCAGTTCGTCGGCGCGGAAGAAGATCTGGTCGTGCTGCGGCGCCTCGAAGCTGAAGAACTCCGCCAGCGACATGCCCATGGCGTCGACCAGCCGCTTCAGCGAGCCGACCGAGGGGCTCACCTTGCCCCCCTCGATCAGCGACACCGAACTCGACGGCACCCCGGCCCGCTTGGCCAGCGCCCGCTGGCTGAGGCCGAAGTGCAGGCGAACGGCCCTCAGCCTCGATTTGACATCGTCTGACACCCGTCAGGCCGCGTAAACCACCCGGCCGCCGGTTACGGTCTGGACGATCTGGATGTCCTTGACCTTGTCGGGGTCGACCGTGTGCGGGTCGTCAGCCAGGACCACGAAGTCGGCGAGCTTGCCGGTGGTGATCGAGCCTTTGATCCCCTCTTCGTGGCTGTTGTAGGCGCTGTTCAGGGTGTGGACCTTGATGGCCTCATCCATGGTGATGCGCTGGGCCGGACCCCAGACCTCGTTGTTCCAGCCCCTGCGGGTCACCATGCCCTGCAACGCCATCAGGGGCGCACACGGGCCGGGGCCAAAGTCCGACCCCGCCGCCACATGGATGCCGGCGTCGATCATCGTCCTGTAGGCCATCATGTGGTTCATCATGTCCTGGCCGTAGAAGTGGAACT
This is a stretch of genomic DNA from Phenylobacterium immobile (ATCC 35973). It encodes these proteins:
- a CDS encoding aspartate aminotransferase family protein; this translates as MNAVTPTLPNDLDAFWMPFTANRAFKAEPRLFSRAKDMHYFTPEGRAVLDGTAGLWCSNAGHCRAPIVAAIQAEAANLDFAPTFNLGHPRAFELASRLTQVFPAELTRVFFVNSGSEAVDTALKMALAYHRANGEGTRTRLIGRQRGYHGVGFGGISVGGLVNNRRAFVTLPGVDHLTHTLNMAETAFTQGQPAWGAHLADELEALVALHGAETIAAVIVEPLAGSTGVLVPPVGYLERLREITAKHGILLIFDEVISGFGRLGAASAAQRLGVTPDLMTLAKGITNAAVPMGAVLAQEFIYDRIVNGAPAGIEFFHGNTYSGHPLAVAAALATLDVYAEEQLFERAAALEPYWQAAVHRLAEAPNVIDVRNLGLVAGIELKPRVDAPGARATEVFHACFDEGLLIRVTGDIIALSPPLIVSDSQIDEMVDKIADVLERTA
- a CDS encoding cupin domain-containing protein, with protein sequence MSDDVKSRLRAVRLHFGLSQRALAKRAGVPSSSVSLIEGGKVSPSVGSLKRLVDAMGMSLAEFFSFEAPQHDQIFFRADELLPIAQGAVSYRQVGHDLSRSLLQILCETYQPGADSGRVRLSHEGEEGGVVISGQLEVTVGEEKRLLGPGDAYLFRSEVPHRFRNIAEAPCVLITACTPPTF